In Pontimonas salivibrio, the sequence AATCAAGCAGGGTCGGATTCTGGACAACGGGAATTGCCCTCTTTCTGGGGTGGAATGCGATGACCCTGCTGGGCGCAATTTTGGGTGACATTTTGGGTGATGTGCGCACCTACGGCTTGGATGCTGCCGCCGCAGCAGCCTTCTTGGGTCTCGTGTGGCCGTGGTTGACCAGGGGCGAACCGGTAGTGGTTGCCGTGAGCGCGGCGGTGGTCACGGTAGCTCTTGTTCCCGCCCTCCCGGCAGGTGTGCCCGTTCTCATTGTTGCGCTGGGAGCAATCGTCTTTGGGCTTTATCGCCACCGGGTGGCGCCTCATGCCCCACCACGCGAGGAAGCGATCTGATGAGCGCTATTTGGTGGAGTGTGATCGCGGCGTCGCTACTGGTTTTTGCGTTGAAATTTGTCGGCTACCTGGTGCCTCAAAAGATTGTGTCGGGTCCGGTGGTGTCTCGGGTGGCGGGGTTGGTCACCATTGCTTTGTTGAGCTCCTTGGTGGCCTCACAGACCCTCGCGGGCGATGGCGGAATCGTGCTTGATGCGCGAATTCCCGCCGTGCTGGTAGCGGGCCTCTTGCTGTGGTTTCGTGCACCGTTCATTGTGGTGATTGTCGCAGCCGCACTCGTCGCGGCAGGCCTTCGGTTTCTGGGTTGGATGCCTTAAACCTGCGTGTCACGCGGTGTCCCTGACGGGCCACCACTTCCGGCGGAATTGTCATCCACGGTCGGGTCGGCATTTTCTCTGACGTGATTGTCTCCGTCGTCAATGAGCTCGTCGAGTTCAGCACCGTCGACCTCGGCACCGTCGACCTCGGCACCGTCGACTTCAGCACCGTCGACTTCAGCATTGTCGACTTCAGCATTGTCGACTTCAGCACCGTCGAATTCGGTGACGAAATCGGACTCTTGTCCGTCCTCACCTGGAGTCCATGAGTCTCTTGTGTTGATGAAGTCGGAGTGTGCAATGTC encodes:
- a CDS encoding AzlD domain-containing protein; its protein translation is MSAIWWSVIAASLLVFALKFVGYLVPQKIVSGPVVSRVAGLVTIALLSSLVASQTLAGDGGIVLDARIPAVLVAGLLLWFRAPFIVVIVAAALVAAGLRFLGWMP